A stretch of the Prochlorococcus marinus str. MIT 0918 genome encodes the following:
- the ndhN gene encoding NAD(P)H-quinone oxidoreductase subunit N — MPLLLTGQKFRKELEAYGCLAIKTPLEGGSETRLLRRLKIAGYRTQILSVRGLGDPEVFLLKLHGIRPPHLGHQNVGRNGALGEVQQVIPQVHELLATKQPVVLWLLEGQVLSDSELLSLCDVCEKDSKLKMVVEMGGARALEWQSMRNFINQ, encoded by the coding sequence ATGCCTCTTTTGCTAACTGGTCAAAAATTTAGAAAAGAACTTGAGGCTTATGGCTGTCTTGCAATAAAAACCCCCTTAGAAGGTGGATCTGAAACAAGATTATTAAGACGTCTTAAAATAGCTGGCTATCGAACGCAGATCCTCTCCGTAAGAGGTTTGGGGGATCCAGAAGTTTTTCTCTTGAAACTACATGGAATAAGGCCACCTCATTTAGGGCATCAAAACGTAGGACGCAATGGGGCATTAGGAGAAGTTCAACAAGTTATACCTCAAGTCCATGAATTACTAGCAACAAAACAACCTGTTGTACTTTGGTTGCTAGAAGGTCAAGTCTTATCTGATTCTGAATTGCTTTCCTTATGTGATGTATGTGAAAAAGATTCTAAATTGAAAATGGTAGTAGAAATGGGAGGTGCAAGAGCATTGGAATGGCAATCAATGCGGAACTTTATCAATCAATAA
- the rpsS gene encoding 30S ribosomal protein S19 yields MGRSLKKGPFIADSLLKKVEKQNDDNDKSVIKTWSRSSTILPMMIGHTIAVHNGKTHIPVFITEQMVGHKLGEFAPTRTYRGHMKDKKGGR; encoded by the coding sequence ATGGGACGTTCACTTAAAAAAGGCCCTTTCATTGCCGACAGCCTACTTAAAAAGGTTGAAAAACAAAATGATGATAATGACAAATCAGTCATTAAAACTTGGTCAAGATCTTCTACGATTCTTCCAATGATGATAGGTCATACAATTGCTGTACATAACGGCAAAACCCATATACCTGTCTTTATTACGGAACAAATGGTAGGTCACAAATTGGGCGAATTTGCTCCTACTAGGACTTACAGAGGTCATATGAAAGATAAAAAAGGAGGCCGTTAA
- a CDS encoding 50S ribosomal protein L23, which yields MTEMFNQRLADVIRRPLITEKATKALDINQYTFEVDPRAAKPDIKAAIEQLFDVKVIGISTMNPPRRSRRVGRFSGKRAQIKKAVVRLAEGNSIKLFPDSES from the coding sequence ATGACTGAAATGTTTAATCAAAGACTTGCAGATGTGATTCGTCGTCCGCTGATCACTGAGAAAGCTACCAAAGCTCTGGATATTAATCAGTACACTTTTGAAGTTGATCCACGTGCTGCAAAACCTGATATCAAGGCTGCAATAGAACAGCTTTTTGATGTAAAGGTAATAGGTATTAGTACAATGAATCCCCCAAGACGCAGCCGAAGAGTCGGTCGTTTTTCTGGTAAAAGAGCCCAAATCAAGAAGGCTGTTGTCAGATTGGCTGAAGGTAATTCAATCAAATTATTCCCTGATTCTGAAAGTTAA
- a CDS encoding HAD family hydrolase codes for MTLQPILVFDFDGVIVDGLLEYWSSSRQACLQMLEGNHNFKLPHDIPNAFKQIRPWVNHGWEMVLLAAELMDLNSSLVINGAKSFTDEYKKNCDNALSKWGWNPQELQKSLDNVRQQALKDNKEKWLASHKAFSGVVDRLNCLKDENIAFAILTTKSAAFTSELLIHLNLHPTLLYGYESGTKSEVLFHISKEHLIKGFIEDRRVTLETILNTPGINSIPCYLANWGYLKPNDSINLPSGIHLLKTKTLMSPLANWP; via the coding sequence GTGACACTGCAACCAATTTTGGTTTTCGACTTTGATGGAGTCATTGTCGATGGACTTCTGGAATATTGGAGTAGTTCTAGACAGGCCTGCCTGCAAATGCTGGAAGGAAATCATAACTTTAAATTACCTCATGATATTCCTAATGCTTTTAAACAAATACGGCCTTGGGTCAACCATGGTTGGGAAATGGTTCTACTTGCAGCAGAGCTAATGGACTTAAATAGTTCATTAGTAATTAATGGTGCAAAAAGTTTTACCGATGAATATAAAAAAAATTGTGATAATGCCCTCAGCAAATGGGGATGGAATCCACAAGAATTACAAAAATCTCTTGATAATGTAAGACAACAAGCTCTGAAAGATAACAAAGAGAAATGGTTAGCTAGTCATAAAGCATTCTCTGGGGTAGTAGATAGACTAAATTGCCTCAAAGATGAAAATATTGCTTTTGCTATCTTGACAACTAAAAGTGCAGCATTTACTTCAGAACTATTAATACATTTAAACCTGCACCCTACACTTTTATATGGTTACGAATCAGGCACAAAGTCTGAGGTCTTATTTCATATTTCTAAAGAACATCTTATAAAAGGATTCATAGAAGATAGAAGAGTGACTCTAGAAACAATTTTGAACACTCCAGGAATAAATTCAATACCTTGCTATTTAGCTAATTGGGGGTATCTAAAACCTAATGATTCAATCAACCTTCCTTCAGGAATCCATTTACTCAAAACAAAAACTTTAATGTCCCCATTAGCAAACTGGCCTTGA
- the rplV gene encoding 50S ribosomal protein L22, whose translation MTDSSLSISKAHGRFIRGSVSKVRRVLDQIRGRTYRDALIMLEFMPYRSTGPITKVLRSAVANAENNLGLDPSSLIVKTASADMGPSMKRYRPRAQGRAFAIKKQTCHISIVVAPATESITSEASN comes from the coding sequence ATGACTGATTCATCACTTTCTATTTCTAAGGCGCATGGACGTTTCATTCGAGGATCAGTGTCTAAAGTTCGACGAGTTTTAGATCAAATTCGTGGCAGAACTTATCGTGATGCTTTGATAATGCTTGAGTTCATGCCTTATCGTTCTACCGGACCTATTACCAAAGTCCTTAGATCTGCAGTAGCAAATGCTGAGAATAATCTTGGGTTAGATCCTTCATCATTAATTGTTAAAACTGCTTCTGCAGACATGGGACCTTCAATGAAACGTTATCGGCCAAGAGCTCAGGGCAGAGCATTTGCGATTAAAAAACAAACTTGCCATATCAGTATTGTTGTGGCTCCTGCTACTGAATCAATAACCTCGGAGGCTTCAAACTAA
- the rplC gene encoding 50S ribosomal protein L3, giving the protein MSIGILGKKLGMSQFFDDTGMAIPVTLIQAGPCRITQIKTAATDGYSAVQIAFGAVREKLVNKPFQGHLSKSGQDLLRYLREYRVEDLGKYELGDQITVSNFETGQKVDVSGTSMGRGFAGYQKRHGFSRGPMSHGSKNHRQPGSTGAGTTPGRIYPGKRMAGRYGGKKITTRGLMIMKIDSDHNLLVVKGSVPGKPGSLLNIRPANRVGLNVSTGGKS; this is encoded by the coding sequence ATGTCAATTGGCATCCTAGGTAAAAAGTTGGGAATGTCCCAATTTTTTGATGATACTGGCATGGCTATACCAGTCACTTTGATACAAGCTGGCCCATGTCGCATCACACAAATTAAAACCGCAGCTACTGATGGTTATTCTGCTGTTCAGATTGCTTTTGGTGCTGTTAGAGAAAAGCTTGTAAATAAGCCTTTTCAGGGTCATTTATCAAAATCAGGCCAGGATCTTCTTCGTTATCTCCGTGAATATAGAGTTGAAGATTTGGGTAAATATGAATTAGGAGATCAAATAACAGTGTCTAATTTTGAGACTGGTCAAAAAGTAGATGTTAGTGGAACAAGTATGGGTAGAGGTTTTGCGGGTTATCAAAAAAGGCATGGATTTAGTCGAGGACCAATGAGTCATGGTTCAAAAAATCATCGCCAGCCTGGTTCTACTGGTGCTGGTACAACACCTGGAAGGATTTATCCAGGCAAGCGAATGGCAGGTAGGTATGGAGGGAAAAAGATTACAACGAGAGGCCTTATGATTATGAAAATTGATAGTGATCACAACCTCTTAGTAGTCAAGGGTTCTGTTCCAGGAAAACCTGGTTCTTTACTTAATATTCGGCCTGCAAATCGAGTGGGGTTAAATGTGTCAACAGGAGGTAAGTCATGA
- the rplB gene encoding 50S ribosomal protein L2: MAIRTFRPYTPGTRTRVVTDFNEVTSRKPERSLVVSKHRLKGRNNRGVITCRHRGGGHKRQYRIVDFRRNKHDIAAKVAAIHYDPHRNARLALLFYRDGEKRYILAPAGILVGQELISGKKVPIEVGNAMPLSSIPLGSSVHCVELYPGRGAQMVRSAGASAQVMAKEGDYVALKLPSTEVRLVRSECYATLGEVGNSEIRNTSLGKAGRRRWLGRRPQVRGSVMNPCDHPHGGGEGRAPVGRAGPVTPWGKPALGLKTRKRNKPSNKFVLRKRRRVSKRSRGGRDS, from the coding sequence ATGGCAATCCGTACTTTCCGTCCCTATACGCCTGGCACCCGTACACGAGTTGTAACCGATTTCAATGAGGTTACTAGTCGAAAGCCCGAACGTTCTTTAGTTGTTTCTAAACATCGTTTGAAAGGAAGAAATAATAGAGGTGTTATTACTTGTCGGCATCGTGGTGGTGGTCATAAGAGGCAATATAGGATCGTTGATTTCCGTAGAAATAAACATGACATAGCGGCCAAGGTGGCAGCTATTCATTATGATCCACATCGCAATGCTCGTTTGGCATTACTATTTTATAGAGATGGTGAAAAAAGATATATACTTGCCCCTGCAGGGATTCTTGTTGGTCAAGAATTAATATCCGGCAAGAAGGTTCCTATAGAAGTAGGGAATGCAATGCCTCTGTCTTCAATTCCTTTAGGATCAAGTGTTCATTGTGTTGAGTTATATCCAGGCAGAGGGGCTCAAATGGTGCGTTCAGCAGGTGCAAGTGCTCAAGTAATGGCAAAAGAAGGCGATTATGTAGCTTTAAAGCTTCCTTCCACAGAAGTTCGGCTTGTTAGATCGGAATGCTATGCAACTCTTGGAGAAGTTGGTAATTCAGAAATTAGGAATACAAGTTTGGGCAAAGCTGGCCGACGACGTTGGCTAGGTAGACGGCCTCAGGTTCGCGGCAGTGTAATGAATCCTTGTGATCACCCACATGGTGGAGGTGAGGGTAGAGCACCAGTTGGTCGAGCTGGTCCTGTAACTCCTTGGGGTAAGCCAGCTCTTGGATTAAAGACCCGCAAGCGTAACAAACCTAGTAATAAGTTTGTTCTAAGGAAACGTCGTCGAGTCTCCAAACGTAGTCGAGGAGGGCGTGATTCTTGA
- the rplD gene encoding 50S ribosomal protein L4: MTKCSLLDWQGKETGKASLDLKVAKESTARDLMHRAVLRQQAHSRQGNASTLTRSEVRGGGRKPYKQKGTGRARQGSIRTPLRPGGGIIFGPKPRKYNLGMNRKERRLALRTALMARFNEVKAVKDFGAELSVPKTKEIKDFLLRLGISSESKVLIILYQPSEIIRRSVRNLEKVKLISAEHLNVFDLLNANSLIIGEDAIAKIQEVYGDD; this comes from the coding sequence ATGACCAAGTGTTCGCTTCTCGATTGGCAAGGTAAAGAAACTGGAAAGGCAAGCCTTGATTTGAAAGTTGCAAAAGAAAGTACTGCACGTGATTTGATGCACAGGGCGGTCTTACGTCAACAAGCACATTCTCGCCAAGGTAATGCAAGTACTTTGACTCGTTCTGAGGTTAGAGGAGGTGGCCGCAAGCCTTATAAGCAAAAAGGTACTGGACGAGCTAGGCAAGGTTCGATAAGAACTCCTTTACGCCCAGGAGGTGGAATAATTTTTGGTCCTAAACCAAGAAAATACAATCTTGGTATGAATCGTAAAGAGAGGCGTTTGGCTTTAAGGACTGCTTTAATGGCAAGATTTAATGAGGTCAAAGCTGTTAAAGATTTTGGAGCCGAACTTTCCGTCCCTAAAACTAAGGAAATAAAAGATTTCCTTTTGCGTTTGGGTATTTCTTCTGAGTCGAAAGTGCTGATTATCCTCTATCAACCTTCTGAGATTATTAGACGATCTGTTAGGAACTTAGAAAAAGTTAAGTTGATTTCTGCAGAACATCTAAACGTTTTTGATTTATTAAATGCGAATTCCTTGATTATTGGCGAGGATGCCATAGCAAAAATTCAAGAGGTATATGGAGATGACTGA
- a CDS encoding LdpA C-terminal domain-containing domain produces the protein MNQNYCSNEIALRHGNWVKLICGASNEDLPSITDLCAIYAAAGVNCVDVAADLAVATAAKEGLEWAKSKLGNKPWLMLSISDGKDLHFRKAFFNPESCPPECSKPCIKVCPANAIEEDKGIIPDRCYGCGRCLPVCPLDLIQEKDNLLQIQDLGHLISKTNPDAIEIHTAPGRINEFEDAVKTIVQSNIDLKRIAVSCGLEGHGITAYDLSQELWSRHECLRRYKQKPLWQLDGRPMTGDLGRSSAKSAISLFKKIHALAPPGPLQLAGGTNAYTIDYLENQNGIAGIAFGGIARKLIQPFLTEAKAQNKKLIEWPEGWEKALKLAKELINPWLKNQYSTTH, from the coding sequence TTGAACCAAAATTATTGCTCTAATGAAATAGCGCTTCGTCATGGGAACTGGGTCAAACTCATTTGTGGGGCAAGCAATGAAGACCTGCCTTCCATTACGGACTTATGTGCTATTTATGCAGCTGCAGGAGTGAACTGTGTAGATGTAGCAGCGGATTTAGCAGTTGCAACAGCTGCCAAAGAAGGACTGGAATGGGCAAAATCTAAATTAGGCAATAAGCCCTGGTTAATGCTTTCTATAAGCGATGGTAAAGATCTTCATTTTAGAAAAGCTTTTTTTAATCCAGAATCCTGTCCCCCAGAATGTTCAAAACCATGCATAAAAGTATGCCCAGCTAACGCAATTGAAGAAGATAAAGGAATCATTCCAGATCGTTGTTACGGCTGTGGCCGTTGTTTACCAGTCTGTCCTTTAGATCTCATCCAAGAAAAAGATAATCTGTTGCAAATTCAAGACTTGGGCCATCTAATCTCAAAAACAAACCCAGATGCCATTGAAATTCATACTGCTCCAGGGCGAATAAATGAATTTGAGGATGCCGTAAAAACAATTGTTCAATCAAATATTGACTTAAAAAGAATTGCAGTTAGTTGCGGCTTGGAAGGCCATGGGATTACAGCCTATGACCTCTCACAAGAATTATGGTCCAGGCATGAATGTTTAAGGCGTTACAAACAAAAGCCCCTCTGGCAACTAGATGGACGACCTATGACAGGAGATCTAGGACGTAGCAGTGCCAAGTCAGCAATTTCACTATTCAAAAAAATTCATGCATTAGCACCGCCTGGACCTCTTCAATTAGCTGGGGGGACAAATGCATATACCATTGATTATCTTGAGAACCAAAATGGAATTGCAGGAATCGCTTTTGGTGGAATAGCTAGAAAATTAATTCAACCTTTCTTAACAGAAGCTAAAGCTCAAAATAAAAAGCTGATTGAATGGCCAGAGGGTTGGGAAAAAGCACTCAAATTAGCCAAGGAACTCATAAACCCATGGCTAAAAAATCAATATTCGACCACGCATTAA